Below is a window of Elusimicrobiota bacterium DNA.
AAGGAACTTTCTTGGCACACTCATTTTACTCCTCCGGTCAGCAGATTGTAATTATCCTTGTTCAACATCAACAAAACTTCAAAAAGTTTTCGGTTCGTTTCAGCATCGTTTCGTTTTTTTAGATACGATTCCGCAAGCAATTCTCTGAATCTTAAAAGCTCTCTTAAAAGATTCCTGCTCGTCGGAACGGACAGGGTTAAATCAATCAGTTCAAACGCTCGTTCATAACAGTTTCTAACCTCTTCAGAATCGTTTTTGATAATCCAGTTTTTTGCCCTGTTTAATTCGTTGGCAATCATCAGCAATTGTTTATTTAAGGGAAACTGCGCCCATTTTTCAACTGTTAATGTTTTATGATATTTAAGAATCATAGTCAATCAGTTTGTCTACGATATTTCTGATTTTTTCCCGTATTTCCGGATTTTCAATTTCCATAGAGCGATTATCCATAGATGGACGAATATTTATGAGTGCCGTGTATTGTATAAAATCATTTTTATCTTTATAAGGATATAAATTTATTCCCCACAGGTTTTCTTGTAAAGAACCGTTTTCCAAAAGTAGCGCTTCCAAATCAGCGTGAAGTTCCGCATCCACTGCGATTATCCCTTTTTCAATATCAACAACCATTTTGGTAACTGTTTTGAAATAATTTAAAAAATTTTTTGCAAGTTCGCTTTTACTAATTTTGTTGTCTATAATTTCCATTTGATTTATTATACTTAAAATCCAAAAAATTGCAATAAAAAAATCCTGATATTATAACAACAGGACTTTTAGCGATTTTTCTGTCTATTTTATTTTTTCTGTGGACAATTGCTTTTTTTCATTGTCATTACAAGGTGTAGCCGTAGCAATCTGTCCATCGTTTGTCATTGCGAGACATAGCCGAAGCAATCTCAACTGTCGTACGCTGTTTATCATTCCCGAATGGTTTTTTTTGGACGCTGATTCTCGCAGAAATGTCTGGATACTTAAAATCCTGATAATCTGCGCAAATCTGCGTCCTGATATGTCATTCCCGAATGCCTCAATCGGGAATCCATTTTTCGTGTTGCTCGTAAGTGAACCATTTCAACTCCGTCCCCTAAAGTCGTCCCCTAAAGTCTTTTTGTTATAATTTTTTCGGAGGTGAAGTTATGAGTAAAGTAATCAATGCAATTTTTGAAAACGGCGTTTTTAGACCACTGAGTAAAATTGCTTTTCCAGAACATCAAAAAGTAAAACTTGTTATTGAAGAAGATGAAATCCAGACAAAATCTATAGCAGTTGTCGCTGAAAAAAGCAAAAGTTTTTATTTTCTTAAAAATCAGCAAGAAGATATCTACACAATCAGAGACGGAGAACCCATCTAAAATGCCAATCTCAAAAGGTGATATTGTATTAGTCCCATTCCCGTTTACCAATTTATTATCGGCAAAAGTAAGACCATCCCTGGTTATTTCCGTTAATAATGATATTGATGTAACTGTAATGTTTATCTCATCAATTGTGCCCGAACACATACCGGAACAAGAATTATTACTGGAACAAACTCATCCTGATTTTTTATTTACAGGTTTAAAGAAAACATCTGTATTCAAAACCGGCAAAATTCTAACACTTGAAAGAACAAAAATTCTAAGACGATTGGGCAAGGTTTCGCCATCTCTTCAAAAAGAAATAGACCTAAAATTAAAACTCGCATTTGGTTTGGAATAACCTTGCTATCACACCCCAAAAATTCTTAAAGAAAATACAAACCACAGATTAACACAGATTTTCACAGATAACAGTGTTGATGTCATTGTAAGCCCGAGATGTTGCTGTAGTTGCAGACCCTTGGTCTGCTTCCTTTGTCATTCCCGAATGCCTTAATCGGGAATCCATTTTTCGTGTTGCTCGTAAGTGAACCATTTCAAC
It encodes the following:
- a CDS encoding DUF5674 family protein; this encodes MEIIDNKISKSELAKNFLNYFKTVTKMVVDIEKGIIAVDAELHADLEALLLENGSLQENLWGINLYPYKDKNDFIQYTALINIRPSMDNRSMEIENPEIREKIRNIVDKLIDYDS
- a CDS encoding antitoxin family protein, which translates into the protein MSKVINAIFENGVFRPLSKIAFPEHQKVKLVIEEDEIQTKSIAVVAEKSKSFYFLKNQQEDIYTIRDGEPI
- a CDS encoding type II toxin-antitoxin system PemK/MazF family toxin — encoded protein: MPISKGDIVLVPFPFTNLLSAKVRPSLVISVNNDIDVTVMFISSIVPEHIPEQELLLEQTHPDFLFTGLKKTSVFKTGKILTLERTKILRRLGKVSPSLQKEIDLKLKLAFGLE